A part of Gramella sp. MAR_2010_147 genomic DNA contains:
- a CDS encoding HTTM domain-containing protein: MNFSISKYLNTYTEAAPLAVFRIGFGIMMFASIIRFWLNGWIEKLYITPKFHFSYYNFEWVKPLGDFTYLLFIVCGLAALFVALGYKYRIAIITFFLSFTYIELMDKTTYLNHYYFISILSFLLVFLPANAYFSLDAWKNPAKTFQKIPKWSIDSIKLLLAIVYFYAGLAKLNSDWLFRAMPLKIWLPSKYDLPFLGDLMQQEWVAYAFSWSGMLYDLFIPFLLLYSRTRFMAFLAVIVFHIMTRVLFPIGMFPYIMIVSALIFFSPKVHHQILNKISSWLSINKTRFDNNRLLFKEPARRKLLVSVVSVFFIIQLLFPWRYLLYPGELFWTEEGFRFSWRVMLMEKAGYAEFKVVDAETGKRFYVDNSDFLTPFQEKQMSFQPDFILEYAHFLADHFRKDGHRNIEIYVDSYVGLNGRKSTPYISPDVNLLNFADSFKHKTYILPFEDEIKGL; this comes from the coding sequence ATGAATTTTTCGATCTCAAAATATCTGAATACCTATACCGAAGCAGCACCGCTTGCGGTTTTTAGAATAGGATTTGGAATTATGATGTTTGCTAGTATCATTAGATTCTGGCTTAACGGATGGATTGAAAAACTTTATATAACTCCAAAATTTCATTTTAGTTATTACAATTTTGAATGGGTGAAACCGCTTGGCGATTTCACCTATTTACTTTTTATAGTATGTGGTCTTGCCGCACTTTTCGTAGCATTGGGTTATAAATACCGCATAGCGATCATTACTTTTTTCCTGAGTTTTACTTACATCGAGCTCATGGATAAGACCACCTATCTTAACCATTATTATTTTATAAGCATCCTTAGTTTTTTGCTTGTCTTTTTACCTGCAAATGCCTATTTCTCCCTGGATGCCTGGAAAAATCCAGCTAAAACTTTCCAAAAGATACCAAAATGGAGTATAGATTCAATTAAACTTTTACTCGCTATTGTTTACTTCTACGCAGGTCTGGCAAAGCTTAATTCAGACTGGCTGTTTAGAGCAATGCCTTTAAAGATCTGGCTTCCTTCAAAATATGATCTTCCTTTTTTGGGAGATCTTATGCAACAGGAATGGGTGGCTTATGCATTTAGCTGGAGTGGGATGCTCTACGATCTCTTTATCCCGTTTTTATTGCTCTATAGTAGAACTCGATTTATGGCATTTCTGGCCGTGATCGTATTCCATATAATGACACGCGTTTTATTCCCCATTGGGATGTTTCCTTATATTATGATCGTGAGCGCACTTATATTCTTTAGCCCGAAAGTGCATCATCAAATTCTGAATAAAATTTCATCCTGGCTTAGCATCAATAAAACGAGATTTGACAATAATAGACTGCTTTTTAAAGAACCTGCCAGGAGAAAGCTTCTTGTCTCGGTGGTAAGTGTATTTTTTATCATTCAATTATTATTTCCATGGAGGTATTTACTATATCCTGGAGAATTATTCTGGACCGAAGAAGGTTTCAGGTTTTCCTGGAGAGTCATGTTGATGGAAAAAGCCGGATATGCCGAATTCAAGGTCGTTGATGCTGAAACAGGAAAACGTTTTTATGTAGATAATTCAGATTTTCTTACTCCATTTCAGGAGAAGCAAATGTCTTTTCAACCAGATTTTATTTTAGAGTATGCCCATTTCCTGGCAGATCATTTCCGTAAAGATGGACATAGGAATATTGAAATTTATGTAGATAGTTATGTAGGGCTTAATGGGAGAAAAAGTACTCCTTATATAAGTCCCGATGTTAATTTGCTTAATTTCGCCGATTCGTTTAAACACAAAACATACATTTTACCCTTCGAAGATGAAATTAAAGGTCTTTAG